One segment of Schistocerca cancellata isolate TAMUIC-IGC-003103 chromosome 2, iqSchCanc2.1, whole genome shotgun sequence DNA contains the following:
- the LOC126157720 gene encoding serine/arginine repetitive matrix protein 2-like, whose product MRTKDSGSRKERLRLKKGKTQAQERKDSGSRKERLRLKKGKTQAQERKDSGSRKERLRLKKGKTQAQERKDSGSRKERLRLKKGKTQAQERKDSGSRKERLRLKKGKTQAQERKDSGSRKERLRLKKGKTQAQERKDSGSRKERLRLKKGKTQAQERKDSGSRKERLRLKKGKTQAQERKDSGSRKERLRLKKGKTQAQERKDSGSRKERLRLKKGKTQAQERKDSGSRKERLRLKKGKTQAQERKDSGSRKERLRLKKGKTQAQERKDSGSRKERLRLKKGKTQAQERKDSGSRKERLRLKKGKTQAQERKDSGSRKERLRLKKGKTQAQERKDSGSRKERLRLKKGKTQAQERKDSGSRKERLRLKKGKTQAQERKDSGSRKERLRLKKGKTQAQERKDSGSRKERLRLKKGKTQAQERKDSGSRKERLRLKKGKTQAQERKDSGSRKERLRLKKGKTQAQERKDSGSRKERLRLKKGKTQAQERKDSGSRKERLRLKKGKTQAQERKDSGSRKERLRLKKGKTQAQERKDSGSRKERLRLKKGKTQAQKESFLLIPSDMQLPARHEACSN is encoded by the exons atgagaacgaaagactcaggctcaagaaaggaaagactcaggctcaagaaaggaaagactcaggctcaagaaaggaaagactcaggctcaagaaaggaaagactcaggctcaagaaaggaaagactcaggctcaagaaaggaaagactcaggctcaagaaaggaaagactcaggctcaagaaaggaaagactcaggctcaagaaaggaaagactcaggctcaagaaaggaaagactcaggctcaagaaaggaaagactcaggctcaagaaaggaaagactcaggctcaagaaaggaaagactcaggctcaagaaaggaaagactcaggctcaagaaaggaaagactcaggctcaagaaaggaaagactcaggctcaagaaaggaaagactcaggctcaagaaaggaaagactcaggctcaagaaaggaaagactcaggctcaagaaaggaaagactcaggctcaagaaaggaaagactcaggctcaagaaaggaaagactcaggctcaagaaaggaaagactcaggctcaagaaaggaaagactcaggctcaagaaaggaaagactcaggctcaagaaaggaaagactcaggctcaagaaaggaaagactcaggctcaagaaaggaaagactcaggctcaagaaaggaaagactcaggctcaagaaaggaaagactcaggctcaagaaaggaaagactcaggctcaagaaaggaaagactcaggctcaagaaaggaaagactcaggctcaagaaaggaaagactcaggctcaagaaaggaaagactcaggctcaagaaaggaaagactcaggctcaagaaaggaaagactcaggctcaagaaaggaaagactcaggctcaagaaaggaaagactcaggctcaagaaaggaaagactcaggctcaagaaaggaaagactcaggctcaagaaaggaaagactcaggctcaagaaaggaaagactcaggctcaagaaaggaaagactcaggctcaagaaaggaaagactcaggctcaagaaaggaaagactcaggctcaagaaaggaaagactcaggctcaagaaaggaaagactcaggctcaagaaaggaaagactcaggctcaagaaaggaaagactcaggctcaagaaaggaaagactcaggctcaagaaaggaaagactcaggctcaagaaaggaaagactcaggctcaagaaaggaaagactcaggctcaagaaaggaaagactcaggctcaagaaaggaaagactcaggctcaagaaaggaaagactcaggctcaagaaaggaaagactcaggctcaagaaaggaaagactcaggctcaagaaaggaaagactcaggctcaagaaaggaaagactcaggctcaagaaaggaaagactcaggctcaagaaaggaaagactcaggctcaagaaaggaaagactcaggctcaagaaaggaaagactcaggctcaagaaaggaaagactcaggctcaagaaaggaaagactcaggctcaagaaaggaaagactcaggctcaagaaaggaaagactcaggctcaagaaaggaaagactcaggctcaagaaaggaaagactcaggctcaagaaaggaaagactcaggctcaagaaaggaaagactcaggctcaagaaaggaaagactcaggctcagaaagagtctttccttctcatcccatctg aTATGCAGCTTCCTGCCAGACATGAAGcatgtagtaattga